One genomic segment of Brassica napus cultivar Da-Ae chromosome A3, Da-Ae, whole genome shotgun sequence includes these proteins:
- the LOC106441614 gene encoding UDP-glycosyltransferase 79B9-like gives MGQKLHALMFPWFAFGHFTPYLHLANKLAEKGHRVTFLLPTKAKKQLEPLNLFPDSIVLHPITIPHVDGLPAGAETPSDIPITLWKFLIVAIDRTRDQVEVAVRASRPDLILFDYAYWVPEVAKEHGVKSMMYNVISATCIAHDLVPGGGFGVPPPGYPSYKLLFRAHDAHAMSSFSVYYKRFYDRFTTSLTNCDFISVRTCEEIEGMFCDYIGSQYKKNVLLTGPMLPELDRSQPLEDKWNHWLSWFGPGSVVYCALGSQITLENDQFQELCLGMELTGLPFFVALTPPRGAKTIQEALPEGFEERVKGRGVVWGEWVQQPLILAHPSVGCFVSHCGFGSMWESLMSDCQIVLIPYLADQVLNTRLLTDELEVAVEVQREETGWFSKENLSVAVNSVMDKDSEIGSQVRKNHSKLKELVVSPGLLTGYTDKFVETLENLLKVQNFNELL, from the coding sequence ATGGGACAAAAGCTCCACGCTCTTATGTTCCCATGGTTCGCTTTTGGTCACTTTACTCCATACTTGCATCTAGCCAACAAGTTAGCTGAGAAAGGTCACAGGGTTACTTTCTTGCTGCCTACGAAAGCTAAAAAACAATTAGAACCTCTTAACCTGTTCCCAGACAGCATCGTCTTACATCCTATTACCATTCCTCATGTTGATGGTCTTCCTGCTGGCGCCGAGACTCCCTCGGACATCCCCATCACGTTGTGGAAGTTCTTGATCGTAGCCATAGATCGTACACGCGATCAAGTCGAAGTCGCGGTTCGTGCTTCGAGACCGGACCTGATCTTGTTCGATTATGCTTACTGGGTTCCAGAAGTGGCAAAGGAGCATGGAGTAAAGAGTATGATGTACAACGTGATATCAGCAACATGTATAGCTCATGACCTTGTCCCTGGTGGTGGATTCGGAGTTCCTCCACCTGGCTATCCTTCATATAAGTTGTTGTTCCGCGCACATGATGCTCACGCCATGTCGTCATTCTCTGTTTACTACAAGAGGTTTTACGATCGGTTTACCACAAGTCTTACGAATTGTGATTTCATTTCGGTTAGGACGTGTGAAGAAATTGAAGGTATGTTTTGCGACTATATAGGGAGTCAGTACAAGAAGAATGTTCTCTTGACGGGTCCAATGCTTCCTGAGCTAGACAGAAGTCAACCACTTGAAGACAAATGGAATCATTGGTTGAGCTGGTTTGGACCAGGATCTGTAGTGTATTGTGCACTTGGCAGCCAAATCACTCTGGAGAACGACCAATTCCAAGAGCTATGCTTAGGAATGGAGCTCACTGGTTTGCCGTTTTTTGTAGCGCTAACGCCACCAAGAGGTGCAAAGACTATTCAAGAAGCCTTACCAGAAGGATTCGAGGAGAGGGTAAAAGGTCGTGGAGTAGTTTGGGGAGAATGGGTGCAGCAACCGTTGATATTGGCTCATCCATCAGTAGGCTGCTTTGTGAGCCATTGTGGATTCGGTTCGATGTGGGAGTCTCTAATGAGTGATTGCCAGATAGTCTTGATTCCATATTTGGCTGATCAAGTTCTCAACACGAGATTGTTGACTGATGAACTCGAGGTTGCGGTTGAAGTGCAAAGAGAAGAAACAGGATGGTTCTCCAAGGAGAATTTGAGTGTTGCGGTCAACTCTGTGATGGACAAAGATAGTGAGATTGGGAGTCAGGTGAGGAAGAACCACTCCAAGTTGAAAGAGCTTGTGGTTAGTCCTGGATTATTAACCGGTTACACTGATAAATTTGTTGAGACTTTGGAGAACCTACTCAAGGTACAAAACTTCAATGAGTTACTTTAG
- the LOC106441615 gene encoding dihomomethionine N-hydroxylase-like, producing the protein MVGEKQRKKMMNRVVMIEKGRSFMGFEMISMDEVIRGLLELLLGGDGGGKQLPPCPPGIPMIGNLVGMLRNRPTTKWIVRVMNDMKTDIACFRFGRVHVIAITSDEIAREVVKEKDSVFADRPDSYSAEYISCGYKGVVFDEYGERQMKMKKVMTSELMSTKALDLLRDVRNLESDNLLAYVLNLYKKGGLVNVRDIVCTHTHSVKMRLLFGRKHFKETTKDGSLGPMEKEHLDAIFKALDCFFSFYIADYYSLFRGWNLQGEEVVLREAVDVIAKYNKMIIDEKIDLWRKNCDANKNVPKDWLDILFTLKDDKGKPLLTPEEITHLSIDLDVVGIDNAVNVIEWTLAEMLNQREILEQAVEEIDRVVGKDRLVQESDVPKLNYVKACIRETLRLHPTNPFLVPHMARQDTTLAGYFVPKVNCPFTTRKRIFTEEV; encoded by the exons ATGGTGGGAGaaaagcagaggaagaagatgatgaacagaGTAGTGATGATTGAAAAAGGAAGAAGCTTTATGGGGTTTGAGATGATCTCCATGGATGAAGTGATCAGAGGTCTTCTGG aacttcttcttggggGTGATGGTGGTGGTAAGCAGCTCCCTCCATGCCCgcctggaattccgatgatcGGAAACTTAGTGGGAATGCTCAGGAACAGACCAACTACCAAGTGGATAGTTCGTGTGATGAACGATATGAAGACGGATATAGCTTGCTTCCGCTTCGGTCGTGTTCATGTCATTGCCATAACGTCTGATGAGATTGCCCGTGAAGTCGTCAAGGAAAAAGACTCGGTGTTTGCAGACAGGCCGGACTCTTACTCCGCCGAATACATAAGTTGCGG GTACAAGGGGGTGGTGTTCGATGAGTACGGCGAGAGAcaaatgaagatgaagaaagtGATGACGTCCGAGTTAATGTCCACAAAGGCTTTAGACTTATTACGCGACGTTAGAAACTTGGAATCCGACAACCTCCTCGCATATGTTCTTAACCTATACAAGAAAGGTGGGTTAGTGAACGTAAGGGATATCGTATGCACCCACACTCACAGTGTGAAGATGAGACTCTTGTTTGGTCGAAAGCATTTCAAGGAAACGACAAAGGATGGGAGCCTCGGTCCGATGGAGAAAGAACACCTTGACGCCATTTTCAAGGCTCTTGATTGTTTCTTTAGCTTTTACATAGCTGATTACTACTCTTTATTTAGAGGATGGAATCTTCAAGGAGAGGAGGTTGTGTTAAGAGAAGCCGTTGATGTTATCGCTAAGTACAACAAAATGATTATTGATGAGAAGATAGACTTGTGGAGAAAAAACTGCGATGCAAACAAGAACGTGCCCAAGGATTGGCTAGATATCCTCTTCACTCTCAAAGATGATAAGGGCAAGCCGCTGCTTACGCCAGAAGAAATCACACATCTTTCCATT GATCTTGATGTAGTGGGCATTGATAATGCAGTGAATGTAATAGAGTGGACATTAGCGGAAATGTTGAACCAAAGAGAGATTCTTGAACAAGCAGTGGAAGAGATTGATAGGGTTGTGGGAAAAGATAGACTTGTTCAAGAATCAGATGTACCAAAGCTAAATTACGTCAAAGCGTGTATCAGAGAAACTCTTAGACTTCACCCTACCAACCCTTTCCTCGTCCCTCACATGGCTCGTCAAGACACAACTCTCGCTGGCTATTTCGTCCCAAAag TAAATTGccctttcactacaagaaaacgtatcTTTACCGAGGaagtttaa
- the LOC106443319 gene encoding uncharacterized protein At2g39795, mitochondrial-like, producing the protein MSLFCGASSTVATLPFRAVRPPLSLQTGAQRVTLGGGSPQFSRASSLISLSRGSKLSAITAQENLVSVLESQIESAVVNEETPDDGEEEDKLPEGFPFRIIDTPGERVFFLTRKFENETILVEIDPSAPFDEGKKEEPNDPQAEVLIGISMVINVSKHDYAPCLEFLANAYIDEIVIHAIYVRQPQELSYPFLAKKIKKFWYPYEGPDFVDLDENLQKAFHRFLEIRGIKPNITEFVTDYLANKDRREQLQLLKDVKTFVDM; encoded by the exons ATGTCGTTATTTTGTGGAGCTTCGTCTACAGTGGCCACTCTTCCCTTCCGTGCGGTTAGACCTCCGTTGAGTCTCCAAACTGGTGCCCAGAGAGTGACTCTTGGTGGTGGTAGCCCTCAGTTCAGCCGCGCATCATCGCTGATTTCACTCTCGAGGGGTTCGAAGCTAAGTGCTATCACCGCCCAAGAGAATCTGGTTAGCGTCCTCGAATCTCAAATCGAAAGCGCCGTTGTTAACGAAGAGACTCCTGACGATGGGGAAGAGGAAGACAAG TTGCCAGAAGGGTTTCCTTTCCGCATCATTGATACCCCAGGGGAACGGGTTTTCTTTCTGACTAGGAAGTTTGAGAATGAAACCATTCTTGTCGAAATTGACCCTAGTGCGCCGTTTGAcgaaggaaaaaaagaagaaccaaACGATCCTCAAGCTGAAGTACTAATTGGTATCTCTATGGTCATCAATGTGTCCAAACATGATTATGCTCCCTGTCTTGAGTTTCTAGCCAATGCTTACATTGACGAGATTGTGATTCATGCTATATACGTCAGACAACCCCAAGAACTTTCGTATCcctttttagcaaaaaaaataaaaaaattttggtatccCTACGAAGGACCTGATTTTGT GGACTTGGATGAGAATTTGCAGAAAGCCTTTCACAGGTTTTTGGAGATCAGAGGGATCAAGCCCAACATCACTGAGTTTGTGACTGATTATTTGGCCAACAAAGACAGGAGAGAGCAACTTCAGTTGCTCAAGGATGTCAAGACTTTTGTTGACATGTGA
- the BNAA03G12110D gene encoding uncharacterized protein At2g39795, mitochondrial, with protein sequence MSLFCGASSTVATLPFRAVRSRVTLQTGAQRVTLGGGSPQFSRASSLISLSRGSKLSAITADENLVSVLESQIESAVVKEAPEEDEFPEWFPFYIVDADKDRVVYLVRKFENETIYVRIELSRSLGDDKEKEEPKDPQPEVLTGIPIFISVIKDDDGPSLEFIANAYVHEIVIDAVYVESPLELTWRYKGPDFADLDENLQKAYHRFLEIRGIKPNITEFMADYMADKAGRERLHWLNDVKSFLDM encoded by the exons ATGTCTTTATTTTGTGGAGCTTCGTCTACAGTGGCCACTCTTCCCTTCCGTGCGGTTAGATCTCGGGTGACTCTCCAAACTGGTGCCCAGAGAGTGACTCTTGGTGGTGGTAGCCCTCAGTTCAGCCGCGCATCATCGCTGATTTCACTCTCGAGGGGTTCGAAGCTAAGTGCTATCACCGCCGACGAGAATCTGGTTAGCGTCCTCGAATCTCAAATCGAAAGCGCCGTTGTTAAGGAGGCTCCTGAGGAAGACGAG TTCCCAGAATGGTTTCCTTTCTACATCGTTGATGCCGACAAGGATCGAGTTGTGTATCTGGTGAGGAAGTTTGAGAATGAAACCATTTATGTCCGGATTGAACTTTCTCGTTCGTTAGGGGAcgacaaagaaaaagaagagccaAAGGATCCTCAACCTGAAGTACTAACTGGTATCCCTATCTTCATCAGTGTGATCAAAGATGACGATGGTCCCTCTCTTGAGTTTATAGCCAACGCTTACGTCCATGAGATTGTGATTGATGCTGTATACGTTGAATCACCCCTTGAACTTACGTGGCGCTACAAAGGACCTGACTTTGC tgacTTGGATGAGAATTTACAGAAGGCTTACCACAGGTTTTTGGAGATCAGAGGGATCAAGCCAAACATCACTGAGTTTATGGCTGATTATATGGCCGACAAAGCCGGCAGAGAGCGTCTACATTGGCTCAATGATGTCAAGTCCTTTCTTGACATGTGA
- the LOC125591246 gene encoding uncharacterized protein LOC125591246, translated as MDALQSSTNHSLQAELRERTEHYNQLWLGCQRQLQHELGNVKQGGGTVPPRLSTNNQIKPRGLSPQVSQSVLLPPAKGVRLKKAVPASSEMPKQNHVHLSQGVYSLEVNGQVSPGEPNGIGSITLVSSGKTERNLESALLDERSLLACIVRTIPAGGRIRISSTLPNRLGKMLAPLHWHDYRKKYGKLEDFVASHLELFMIEDDYIQVREGAQKMVAGSASAAAGKVAVSSSPSSMYVAMTPMAQSQGLKKNVQRGRQSSDYMAPQQRKL; from the exons ATGGATGCTTTACAATCATCTACAAATCACTCCTTGCAGGCTGAGCTGCGAGAACGTACTGAGCACTATAACCAGCTCTGGCTTGGTTGCCAAAGACAGCTTCAGCATGAGCTTGGCAATGTAAAACAAGGAGGTGGAACGGTGCCTCCCAGATTATCAACAAACAACCAAATCAAG CCTCGGGGCCTTTCACCTCAAGTTTCACAATCAGTGTTACTCCCTCCAGCAAAGGGTGTGAGATTAAAGAAG GCTGTACCAGCTAGTTCAGAGATGCCTAAGCAGAATCATGTGCATCTATCTCAAGGTGTGTATAGCTTG GAGGTTAATGGTCAGGTTTCACCTGGTGAACCAAATGGTATTGGATCCATTACTCTAGTCTCATCTGGTAAAACTGAGAGGAACTTGGAGAGTGCTCTTCTAGATGAAAGGTCGCTTTTGGCTTGCATCGTTCGCACTATACCAGCTGGTGGAAGAATCAGAATCAGTTCAACG CTTCCCAATCGTTTGGGCAAAATGCTAGCTCCTCTACACTGGCATGATTACAGGAAGAAGTACGGGAAGCTGGAAGATTTTGTTGCTAGCCATCTCGAG TTATTCATGATAGAGGACGACTACATTCAAGTGAGGGAAGGTGCGCAGAAAATGGTAGCAGGTTCAGCTTCAGCAGCAGCAGGCAAAGTCGCAGTTTCATCATCTCCAAGCTCCATGTATGTGGCTATGACTCCTATGGCTCAATCTCAGGGGTTAAAGAAGAATGTCCAAAGAGGAAGACAGAGCTCTGATTACATGGCGCCGCAACAGAGGAAGCTCTGA